The window AAATTCGGATTTAAACTAGAAGCTATATTTAGAGAAAACTACTATTACAATGGTCAATTTTTGGATAGCGAAATTTACTGCTTGCTACAATCTGATTTAAAATAAACGTCTTATCGCACTACATTACAAAACACAAAACATCCTTAAAGGCGCACTTATTTATAGTGCTGGAGACACAATAGCCGCTTTAATAGTTGACGAGTTTTATTGGCATCGTTTGCTGGGAATAGCATTTATTGGCGCGACTTTTTACGCGTTTGAAATCCCCAACTATTTTGATTGGATTGTAAAAAAGACTAAAGATTTAAAAGGTGCACGCGCTGTAATATCCAAAACCGGCTTAGCAATAGCATACTTTAACCCGCTTTGGGTTGTAAGACACCTACTGTTTATCAAATTGGTTTCTTGGCAATTTAATTCTATTGGTTTTAATTTAATAGAAATTGCCTTTTGGTCCTTTTTAGTAAATATTCCTGTTTCGTTTTTAGCAAATTACTTAATTCAAAATAGATTTAAATTGAAATGGCGATTCTTAGCAAGTGCGATATACTCGGCAATAATGGCGATTTACTATGCTTTAGGCGAAACTATTTTTAGTTAAATTAAATTTTCTAAATCTTCCGTAGTCAGAATAGCACATTCCGTTATCCCATAATACTCCAAAACAGCATCCAGTAAATAATCCCGGACAACCAATATAAGATGTGTGTTATCTTTAGATCCAAATTGAGCACTCAAAGCTTCGGTTGAAATATGCAAGCCTTCATTTTTTAATTCTAACTTACCTATTTCATCAATAATCAAATATTTAGTTTCTGTTTTTGAAGCTTCTAAAGTCAAATAGTCATTAGCTTCATTAAAAGCCGATTGTAAAAATTTAAAATTACCTATTGCAACTATAGCTTCCTTTTCAGCTTCAGCTTCAAGCTTAAAAGTTATTTCACTTTTTAATTTCAGAAAATAGCGTTTTCCGTTAGCATCATCGGGACACAATACCCCATCAACATCATTCCTGTTTTTAGACCAGTTTAATAATGCTGTCGTTTTCCCAGATCGTATTGCTCCTGTGAGGATATAAATCATTCCGAAGGTATTTTAAAATGAATACAATTAGAAATGCTATTCGCTATAAAAAACCTAAACCGATTGAATCCTTTTAAATGCTGCGTTTGTTTCCATGTAAATGAAATAATTTGTCTAAAAAAAGGAAACAAATCCATCGCATTAGCAATGTCCTGCTGGTACTTAGATTCTTTTTTACTTAAGTATTTCTGAACCAATTTTAATAAAAAAGGACCAATTACTAAATACCAAAGCATCAAAACAAGAAAACTACGGAACACGATATAAATGGCTTTTTGCCACCCAAAAAGCGCACCTCCAAATATTGAAAACCCCAAAACAATTACAGCAACCGTAATTAACCAAACCCAAATAACTTTAGTTTTAAAAGGCACTTTTGGTTTAGTACTTTCCGATTCCTTTGGCATTGTTTCTAAATAAAAATCAACTTCGGGCTTACTTGCTATTATCGTAATAATACTTTTAATAAACACTCCTGATAATAGTCCAAAAATACCATATACGACCAGATATAACGTGACCAAAAAAGATGTGGTGGAGGTTTCTGAGACAAAGTCTAACTTTTGCTGAACCCATGCACCATAAATATTAATAGCTTCCCATAGACCAGCACCATAAACCACTGTTAGTACTATTAATTTTTGCAGTGCGGACTCTAAAAAAGTCACCATCCCTAAAACCAATAACACAACACCTTTCCAAGAAAAGTTAGAAAATAAAAACGCACCACAAAGGGCTTGAAAACTGACCGCAACATAAGCTCCGAATGGAGAATACGGACTTACCGCCATTTTAATAATCAATACAATAACCAATGCTTTTAAAATAGCTTGCCATTTATTTTTAGCATAAAAAGCAATTAAGCTAATTAATAATATTGAAACACCACCAACTATTAAACCTGTAAATGGCGAATTAAACACGTGTAAAAAACCACCTAACCCAGACTCGTTTAAAGCCCAAAGCGCAGTTAATTTATCTATAATTGATTTGTTTTTCCTCATCCTTAGTCACTACAATAATAGTCATTATTTTCTTACAAGAGATCAGAGCAATCCCTTCGAAGGCATATTATCTTATAGCTCAGCACAAATTAACTTAGTTTTTTTTTAATGCACTTGTAGTAATATTAAAGTCGATTGCACGATTATGTATCAAAACCAAACCGTAGTTATTATTACCTCATCTTACAACACCCTTAAACGTTTTAAAATCGGTTTAGGTGGTTTGATGAGTTGCGACACATGCGTCTAATGCTAGATAAAAAAAACAATTATCCCGAAAACATATAAGATTAACTTAAAAAGATGTGTCTACTAAAAGTTTACAGATTCCTACTCCCATATGTCCTTCTCCGAATAAAAATAATTCTGGCGTTCCCGACACAACAGTGCTCAAACTATAGCCCTAACGTGTAACTACATTCTATTTTCTTGCAATGTTAAAACGGCTTGTCTTTGGTCATTATCATAGTAGAACCAACAATGCAAGGCGTAGACCCAAACATTTGTATATCGTAATAAAAGCTATGGGTATTTGCACTTTTTTAAATTCAGCTAAAAGTGTTATAAAATTACGCATAACCTTTATTTGACTTCTAACTTTTTAATAAGCTTACCAACAGTCAACCCTTGGAACACAATAGAAAAGACCACAACAACATAAGTAATTACTAAAAACAAATCACGCTCCATAGCTTCTGTAAGCCCTAAAGCTAATGCTATAGAAATCCCACCACGCAATCCTCCCCAAGTCATGATTAAATTGGTTTTTGGCACAAAATTTAATTTATTTTCAAAAAACTTTATAGGCACTAATAATGACAAATACCTAGATGCTAGCACTAAAGGTATTGCAATTAAACCCGCCATTAAATACTCGAATTTAAAAGTAAGCACTAACATTTCCATCCCTATTAATACAAACAGAATTGTGTTTAAAAGAATATCTATTAACTCCCAAAATTTATCGACATAAACCTCGGTGGTTTCCGACATAGCACTGCTTCTAACAGTATCGTTACCTACAACTAAACCCGCTGTAACCATTGCCAATGGTGCAGAAATATGCCATTTTTGTGCTAAAACAGTCCCTCCCATAACTGCTGCTAGGGTTATAATAACTTCAATATCATAATCATCTATAGATTTCATTAGTCTATACGTAATCCAACCTAAAACTAAACCTAACCCAATGCCTCCTATAACTTCTAAACCAAACAATTCCGCAACCTCTAAAGCA is drawn from Psychroserpens sp. NJDZ02 and contains these coding sequences:
- a CDS encoding nucleoside-triphosphatase; this translates as MIYILTGAIRSGKTTALLNWSKNRNDVDGVLCPDDANGKRYFLKLKSEITFKLEAEAEKEAIVAIGNFKFLQSAFNEANDYLTLEASKTETKYLIIDEIGKLELKNEGLHISTEALSAQFGSKDNTHLILVVRDYLLDAVLEYYGITECAILTTEDLENLI
- a CDS encoding cation:proton antiporter — encoded protein: MDYFVIISVLVFMAAAFGYLNVRFLKMPNTIGLMLITIVFTFAVFILSYFDDTLLNAERFIITQIDFKEVLLDVMLSFLLFAGALHTNFEQLKVQRWPVLIFATFGVLLSTFLVGLIMFYALPIVGLHVDFVYCLLFGSLISPTDPIAVLGILKKAGAPKELETKIVGESLFNDGVGVVIFLTIFKIASLGIDNVSALEVAELFGLEVIGGIGLGLVLGWITYRLMKSIDDYDIEVIITLAAVMGGTVLAQKWHISAPLAMVTAGLVVGNDTVRSSAMSETTEVYVDKFWELIDILLNTILFVLIGMEMLVLTFKFEYLMAGLIAIPLVLASRYLSLLVPIKFFENKLNFVPKTNLIMTWGGLRGGISIALALGLTEAMERDLFLVITYVVVVFSIVFQGLTVGKLIKKLEVK